The proteins below come from a single Chitinophaga pinensis DSM 2588 genomic window:
- a CDS encoding TolC family protein: MSSKDARIAMFCRILLCCVLLLTIKSSVQAQDTLHITLQDAEKQFLEKNLQLLAEKYNVSIAQAEIIQAKLYNNPNLTLSGNLYNPDRKKFFDVSNQYGQYEVGIQQLISLAGKRNKQVQLARTDASMAENAFFDLLRTLRFTLRSNFYQAYYLQNSMKAYEEQISSLAKMDATYKDLQQKGLVTLKDAVRLRSLLYSLRADRTSMQNQLNDLQSEIQLLLQNNHAWFVLDMPEDAITGIPEIRQTSLQSLVDSAYANRQDLQLAQNNLRYNQQNYNLQKAMAVPDLTLGANFDKRGSFVDNATFLNVGIDLPFFNRNQVNIKAARYSMDQTKLLVQQQTQAVENEVQTAYAKAINTDKMLETVDPEFRGQFEQLLQAITDNFLKKNISLLELTDFYDSYKENMLQLNQLQNARMQAIETLNFAVGKTLFNNK; encoded by the coding sequence ATGTCTAGTAAGGACGCGCGCATAGCCATGTTCTGCCGGATACTTCTCTGCTGTGTCCTGTTATTGACCATAAAATCGTCAGTACAGGCCCAGGATACCCTGCACATTACCCTCCAGGACGCAGAAAAACAGTTTCTTGAAAAGAACCTGCAACTGCTGGCGGAGAAATACAATGTATCCATCGCACAGGCGGAAATTATCCAGGCGAAACTTTATAACAATCCTAATCTTACCCTCAGCGGTAACCTTTACAATCCGGATAGAAAGAAATTCTTCGATGTCAGTAACCAGTACGGCCAGTACGAAGTGGGCATCCAGCAGCTGATATCGCTCGCCGGTAAAAGAAATAAACAGGTGCAGCTGGCACGTACCGACGCCAGCATGGCGGAAAACGCCTTTTTCGATCTGCTGCGCACCCTGCGTTTCACGCTCCGCAGTAATTTCTACCAGGCCTACTATCTGCAAAACTCCATGAAAGCCTATGAAGAACAGATCTCTTCCCTGGCAAAAATGGACGCTACTTATAAAGACCTGCAACAGAAAGGACTCGTGACGCTGAAAGACGCCGTAAGACTACGCTCTTTATTATACAGTCTGCGGGCCGACCGTACCAGTATGCAGAACCAGCTCAATGACCTGCAATCGGAAATACAACTGCTGCTGCAAAACAACCACGCATGGTTTGTATTAGATATGCCGGAAGATGCCATAACAGGTATTCCGGAGATCAGGCAGACCAGCCTGCAGAGCCTTGTAGATAGCGCTTATGCCAACAGGCAGGACCTGCAACTCGCACAGAACAACCTTCGTTATAACCAGCAGAACTATAACCTGCAAAAAGCCATGGCAGTACCCGATCTCACACTGGGCGCCAACTTTGATAAACGCGGTAGCTTCGTGGACAATGCAACCTTCCTGAATGTCGGTATCGACCTTCCTTTCTTCAACCGTAACCAGGTCAATATCAAGGCTGCCAGATACAGCATGGACCAGACCAAACTACTGGTACAACAACAGACACAGGCTGTAGAAAATGAAGTGCAGACGGCATATGCGAAAGCCATCAATACAGATAAAATGCTGGAAACAGTCGATCCGGAATTCCGTGGTCAGTTTGAGCAATTACTGCAGGCCATCACAGATAATTTCCTAAAAAAGAATATCAGTCTGCTTGAACTGACTGACTTTTACGATTCCTATAAGGAAAATATGCTCCAGCTCAACCAGCTGCAGAATGCCCGGATGCAGGCAATAGAAACGCTCAACTTCGCAGTGGGCAAAACCTTGTTCAATAACAAATAA
- a CDS encoding OsmC family protein, protein MKISLKRLDDAFNMEAVDEGGHIVQMDSSVENGGKNNGVRPMQMLLMGLGGCSAIDVAMILKKQRQELTDFRIEIDGEREKGKEPSIWEKVHIIFHLSGDIDPDKAARAVELSMTKYCSVAETLRRAGGDLTWETRVNG, encoded by the coding sequence ATGAAGATATCACTCAAGAGATTAGATGATGCGTTCAATATGGAAGCGGTTGATGAAGGCGGACACATAGTGCAGATGGATTCTTCCGTGGAAAATGGAGGCAAAAATAATGGCGTAAGACCTATGCAGATGCTCCTGATGGGCCTCGGAGGTTGTTCCGCTATTGACGTTGCCATGATCCTGAAGAAGCAACGCCAGGAACTTACTGATTTCCGTATCGAGATTGACGGGGAAAGAGAAAAAGGCAAAGAGCCTTCTATCTGGGAAAAGGTGCACATAATATTTCATCTCAGCGGAGACATCGATCCTGATAAAGCTGCCCGCGCAGTGGAACTGTCCATGACGAAATACTGTTCTGTAGCGGAAACCCTGCGCAGGGCAGGTGGAGACCTCACCTGGGAAACAAGGGTGAACGGTTAA
- a CDS encoding efflux RND transporter permease subunit, producing MQKLIKSVIAFSLKNRLFIGFATLLLIIWGVIAFRNIPIEAFPDVTNTQITIITQWPGRSAEEVEKFVTAPIEIAMNPVQKKTSVRSTTVFGLSVVKVIFDDNVDDAFARQQVNNLLRDIELPDGADPDVQPPTGPTGEIFRYTLDSKTKTVKELKTLQDWVIERRLLNVPGVGDVVSFGGEVKTYEITVNPQKLASYDITPLDVYNAISKSNINVGGDVIVDNSQAYVVRGIGLLNNAEEIGNIIVDNINNTPILVKDIAQVEVSALPRLGQVGRDKQNDVVEGIIVMRKGENPSEVIKRVEDRINYLNEKVLPADVKINTFYNRNNLIEFATHTVLHNMLEGIIFVTVIVFIFMADWRTTVIVAIVIPLALLFAFICLTLKGMSANLLSMGAIDFGIIIDGAVVMVEGIFVLLDHKQHQMGMERFNKLSKLGLIKQTGGELGKAIFFSKLIIIAGLLPIFSFEKVEGKMFSPLAWTLGFALLGALLLTLTLIPLLSSLLLKKNVREKHNVFVEAITNGVMKMFSRTYRHKRMTLLVSTALVVVGLFSFKFLGSEFLPELDEGAIYIRATCPLSVSLDESKTLANKMRRIILAFPEVKQVMSQTGRPNDGTDATGFYNIEFHVDIYPKSEWKSGLTKEELIDKMQEQLAVYPGVNLNFSQPIMDNVEEAVSGVKGSLCVKIYGDSLTYTEARANEVYDIMKDIPGVTDLGVIKNIGQPEMRIDLDENKMALYGVTTADANAIIEMAIGGKAITQIYEGERKFQLRLRYEEKYRNTAEVISNLMVPTLRGARVPIKNIATIRTLTGPSIIFRDDNRRYTAVKFSIRGRDMGSVIAEAQDKVDKTVKLDKGYEMQWAGDFENQQRATKRLTQVVPISLMIIFLILFVMFGNVKDAGLVLINVPFAIIGGIAALLISGTNFSISAGIGFIALFGICIQNGVILISVFKNNMQSVKRHEFNKHTLEIAIRDGVRTRIRPVVMTALMAAIGLLPAALSKGIGSETSKPLAIVVIGGLITATILTLLVFPLFFYLGYRKMGQKLD from the coding sequence ATGCAGAAGCTAATAAAGTCAGTCATTGCCTTTTCTCTGAAGAATCGGCTCTTCATAGGTTTTGCCACACTCCTGCTCATTATATGGGGTGTGATCGCATTTAGAAATATTCCTATTGAAGCATTCCCGGATGTAACAAATACACAGATCACTATTATCACCCAATGGCCCGGCAGAAGCGCCGAAGAGGTGGAAAAATTTGTAACGGCGCCTATCGAGATAGCCATGAACCCGGTACAGAAAAAGACCTCTGTACGTTCAACCACGGTGTTCGGACTATCTGTTGTGAAAGTGATCTTTGATGATAATGTCGATGATGCATTCGCGCGTCAGCAGGTAAATAACCTCTTACGTGATATCGAACTGCCGGATGGCGCAGACCCTGACGTACAGCCGCCTACCGGTCCGACGGGTGAAATCTTCAGGTATACGCTGGACAGCAAAACAAAGACGGTAAAAGAACTGAAAACATTGCAGGACTGGGTTATCGAACGCCGCCTGTTAAATGTACCTGGTGTCGGTGACGTCGTGAGTTTTGGCGGTGAAGTGAAGACCTATGAGATCACCGTAAATCCGCAGAAACTGGCGTCTTATGATATCACGCCACTTGATGTGTACAACGCTATTTCAAAGAGTAATATCAATGTGGGCGGCGATGTGATCGTCGACAATTCACAGGCATATGTGGTACGTGGTATCGGCTTGCTGAACAACGCAGAAGAAATCGGTAATATCATTGTTGATAATATCAATAACACGCCGATCCTGGTAAAAGATATCGCACAGGTAGAGGTATCTGCCCTTCCGCGACTCGGACAGGTAGGCCGTGACAAACAGAACGACGTTGTAGAAGGGATCATCGTAATGCGTAAGGGAGAAAACCCGAGCGAGGTGATCAAACGTGTAGAAGACCGCATTAATTATCTGAATGAAAAGGTATTGCCTGCAGATGTGAAAATCAACACGTTCTACAACCGTAACAACCTGATCGAATTCGCTACACATACCGTACTGCATAACATGCTGGAAGGTATCATCTTCGTAACGGTGATCGTCTTCATCTTTATGGCGGATTGGCGTACTACCGTAATCGTAGCGATCGTAATACCATTGGCACTCTTATTTGCATTCATCTGTCTGACGCTGAAAGGCATGTCAGCCAACCTGCTGTCGATGGGGGCGATAGATTTCGGTATCATCATTGATGGCGCCGTCGTGATGGTCGAGGGGATCTTTGTACTGCTCGATCATAAGCAACATCAGATGGGCATGGAACGGTTTAACAAACTGTCCAAACTGGGCCTGATCAAACAGACAGGCGGAGAACTCGGTAAAGCGATCTTCTTCTCCAAACTGATCATCATTGCCGGTTTACTGCCGATCTTCTCTTTTGAAAAAGTAGAAGGTAAAATGTTCTCTCCGCTGGCCTGGACATTAGGTTTTGCGTTACTGGGCGCACTGCTGCTGACACTGACGCTGATACCGCTGCTGAGTAGCCTCCTGCTGAAGAAGAACGTACGTGAGAAACACAACGTATTCGTGGAAGCCATCACCAATGGCGTCATGAAAATGTTCTCCCGCACTTACCGTCACAAACGTATGACGCTGCTTGTCTCAACGGCACTTGTAGTAGTTGGGTTATTCAGCTTTAAATTTCTGGGATCTGAGTTCCTTCCGGAACTGGATGAAGGAGCGATTTATATCCGTGCGACTTGTCCGCTGAGTGTATCGCTGGACGAATCAAAAACACTGGCGAATAAAATGCGCCGTATCATCCTGGCTTTCCCGGAAGTGAAACAGGTGATGTCGCAAACCGGCCGTCCAAACGACGGAACAGATGCTACCGGATTCTATAACATTGAATTCCACGTAGATATTTATCCGAAGAGTGAATGGAAGAGCGGGTTGACAAAAGAGGAACTGATTGATAAGATGCAGGAACAGCTGGCCGTCTACCCTGGGGTAAACCTGAACTTCTCACAGCCGATCATGGATAACGTGGAAGAAGCCGTATCCGGGGTAAAAGGATCGCTTTGCGTGAAGATCTATGGCGACAGCCTGACCTACACAGAAGCCCGCGCAAACGAGGTCTATGACATCATGAAGGACATTCCGGGTGTCACTGACCTGGGCGTGATCAAAAATATCGGGCAGCCTGAGATGAGAATTGACCTTGATGAAAATAAAATGGCCCTTTATGGCGTTACTACTGCAGACGCGAATGCGATCATAGAAATGGCGATCGGGGGTAAGGCCATTACACAGATATATGAAGGAGAGCGTAAATTCCAGTTACGGCTACGCTATGAAGAGAAATACCGCAACACAGCAGAAGTAATCAGTAATCTGATGGTTCCTACCCTTCGCGGTGCACGGGTGCCGATTAAGAACATCGCCACTATCCGTACACTGACCGGTCCGAGTATTATTTTCCGCGACGACAACAGGCGTTATACTGCCGTTAAGTTCTCCATCCGTGGCCGTGACATGGGTAGCGTGATAGCAGAGGCACAAGATAAGGTAGATAAAACGGTAAAGCTGGATAAAGGCTATGAGATGCAATGGGCGGGCGACTTTGAAAATCAGCAACGTGCCACCAAACGGCTGACGCAGGTAGTACCTATCAGTCTGATGATTATCTTCCTGATCCTGTTTGTGATGTTCGGTAATGTGAAGGACGCCGGTCTGGTATTGATCAACGTACCATTTGCCATTATCGGGGGCATTGCCGCCCTGCTTATATCGGGGACTAACTTCAGCATATCGGCAGGTATCGGTTTTATCGCATTGTTCGGTATCTGTATACAGAATGGGGTGATCCTGATATCGGTATTTAAGAATAATATGCAGTCGGTCAAACGACATGAATTTAATAAACATACACTGGAAATAGCCATAAGAGACGGGGTACGTACGAGAATACGTCCGGTGGTAATGACGGCATTGATGGCTGCAATAGGACTCTTACCAGCAGCACTGTCCAAGGGAATTGGTTCTGAGACTTCCAAACCATTGGCCATCGTAGTAATTGGCGGCTTGATCACTGCCACTATACTCACGCTGCTGGTATTCCCACTGTTCTTCTACCTGGGTTACAGGAAAATGGGACAGAAACTGGATTAG
- a CDS encoding TonB-dependent receptor: protein MKNYLQLACLCALLLLMNLSSVVYGQQQQTITGTVTDKTTGNPLPGVTVSVKGSLAGTITDGSGNFRYNTSKSFPLTLIFSSVGYTNNSVVVNSAGNITVQLTSTEILGEEIVVAASRVSQSILESPVSIEKLNATAIRESPTPSFYDALPSLKGVESSVQSLTFRTITTRGFNTNGNTRFNQLMDGMDNQAPGLNFSVGNIVGISELDVASVELLPGASSALYGAGGMNGTLLMTSKSPFEYQGLSLKLQGGINHVGKKQQNYIGFIPDVTARYAKAFGKFAFKLNFGYMQADDWQAIDSTNFSRLNLTTKPGFSHAQDPNYDGVNIYGDEITNTFGATGGLLNGQAVSRTGYKERDLVDYGTHSLKTGAAFHYKVTDNTEVILQGNWGTGTTVYTGSDRYSLRKFNLGQYKLEVRGKRFFVRGYTTQERSGEAYNATALGTILNEAYNPSVTRDANGNINGGWFAEYATVYNQARAGVLPGNPGAKTNEEAHSLARRFADRNRLAPGSAAFNQAKETITSNYIGFGAGRNGAKFNDKTNLYHYEGFYDFSDHIKVLEVQAGASLRRYSLNSDGTIFDDADGRIKIDEYGAYLQVGKKLVNDRIKLTGSIRYDKNENFDGRFTPRLSGVFTVAPRHNIRLSFQTAYRNPTNQDQYIDLPIRANTRLIGGLPELLNKYDLYNNKGYTQASVQRYAATGDPSQLQQYTFNKFRPESVSAYEIGYKGLIKNRLLIDAYYYYSAYKNFLSYVALIQPTQPLTQDPALNSARIFATYVNNPETVKAQGGAIGLDYLINSWTLSGNFSYNDLTNNESDLDNNFNTPKYRFNIGVANKNIYKNLGFNVMYRWQDAFTWSSSFVRGDVSAYGTIDAQVNYRIPKIKGTIKVGGSNVTNHYFQTSFGNPKAGGIYYVAILFDDLLR from the coding sequence ATGAAGAACTACTTACAACTCGCCTGTTTGTGCGCCCTTTTGTTGCTGATGAACTTATCTTCTGTCGTCTATGGACAACAACAGCAGACCATTACAGGTACGGTAACAGACAAAACAACAGGTAATCCCTTACCAGGCGTCACGGTCAGTGTAAAAGGCTCTCTGGCCGGTACTATTACTGACGGAAGCGGTAATTTCCGGTACAACACCAGCAAGTCGTTTCCGCTGACGCTTATTTTCTCCTCCGTTGGTTATACGAATAATTCAGTGGTGGTTAACAGTGCCGGTAATATTACGGTACAACTCACATCAACAGAGATCCTGGGAGAAGAGATCGTTGTAGCAGCCAGCCGCGTTTCTCAAAGTATACTGGAATCGCCGGTATCTATTGAGAAGCTGAACGCCACGGCTATACGCGAGTCCCCTACCCCTAGTTTCTATGACGCCTTACCGTCCCTGAAAGGGGTAGAATCCAGCGTACAGAGTCTCACTTTCCGTACCATTACCACCAGGGGTTTCAATACCAATGGTAACACCCGCTTTAATCAGCTGATGGATGGTATGGACAACCAGGCCCCCGGTCTCAACTTCTCTGTAGGTAACATCGTAGGTATTTCCGAACTGGACGTAGCCAGCGTAGAATTACTGCCCGGCGCTTCCTCTGCCCTCTATGGTGCAGGCGGTATGAACGGTACCCTGCTGATGACCAGCAAAAGTCCTTTCGAATACCAGGGACTGAGCCTGAAACTCCAGGGCGGTATCAACCATGTCGGTAAAAAACAGCAGAACTACATAGGATTCATTCCTGATGTCACGGCCCGTTATGCAAAGGCTTTCGGAAAGTTTGCCTTTAAACTGAACTTTGGTTATATGCAGGCTGACGACTGGCAGGCTATTGACTCTACCAATTTCAGCAGACTGAACCTGACCACAAAACCAGGCTTCTCGCACGCACAGGATCCTAATTACGACGGTGTCAACATTTATGGTGACGAGATCACCAATACCTTTGGTGCAACCGGCGGATTACTCAACGGACAGGCCGTTTCCCGTACCGGTTACAAGGAAAGAGACCTGGTGGATTATGGTACGCACAGTTTAAAAACAGGCGCTGCCTTCCATTACAAAGTCACTGACAATACAGAGGTGATCCTGCAAGGTAACTGGGGAACCGGTACAACGGTTTACACAGGTTCTGACCGTTACTCCCTGCGCAAATTCAACCTGGGACAATACAAACTGGAAGTACGCGGCAAACGCTTCTTCGTTCGTGGTTATACCACTCAGGAACGCTCAGGAGAAGCCTATAACGCAACAGCGCTGGGTACCATCCTGAATGAAGCGTACAATCCAAGCGTTACAAGAGATGCCAATGGTAATATCAACGGTGGATGGTTTGCGGAATATGCAACCGTTTATAACCAGGCAAGAGCCGGTGTTCTTCCAGGTAATCCGGGTGCAAAGACCAATGAAGAAGCGCACTCCCTTGCAAGACGATTTGCTGACAGAAACCGTTTAGCCCCTGGTTCCGCTGCCTTTAATCAGGCAAAAGAAACCATCACCAGCAATTATATTGGTTTCGGGGCCGGCAGAAACGGTGCGAAATTCAACGATAAAACAAACCTCTATCACTACGAAGGATTCTATGACTTCAGCGATCATATCAAAGTACTGGAAGTACAGGCAGGAGCGTCTTTACGCCGCTATTCCCTGAACTCCGACGGTACTATCTTTGACGATGCAGACGGCCGTATCAAGATTGATGAATATGGGGCCTATCTGCAGGTCGGCAAAAAACTGGTGAACGACAGGATCAAACTTACCGGATCTATCCGTTATGACAAGAATGAGAATTTTGACGGCCGCTTTACGCCACGTTTATCAGGTGTATTCACCGTAGCGCCACGTCATAATATCCGTCTGTCCTTCCAGACAGCCTACCGCAATCCTACCAATCAGGATCAGTACATCGATCTGCCTATCCGTGCCAATACACGTCTGATAGGTGGTTTACCAGAACTGCTGAATAAGTATGACCTGTATAACAACAAAGGTTATACGCAAGCCAGCGTACAGCGTTATGCAGCAACCGGCGATCCAAGTCAGTTACAGCAATATACTTTCAATAAATTCAGACCAGAGAGCGTAAGCGCTTATGAAATCGGTTATAAGGGGCTTATCAAAAACCGCTTATTGATCGACGCTTATTATTACTACAGCGCTTATAAAAACTTCCTCTCTTACGTAGCGCTGATACAGCCTACACAGCCACTGACACAGGATCCGGCACTGAACAGCGCGAGAATTTTCGCTACTTATGTAAACAATCCTGAAACAGTGAAAGCACAGGGCGGCGCTATCGGACTGGACTACCTGATCAACAGCTGGACCTTATCCGGTAACTTCTCTTATAATGATCTCACCAACAATGAAAGCGATCTTGATAACAACTTTAATACGCCGAAGTATCGCTTCAACATAGGTGTGGCCAATAAGAACATTTACAAAAACTTAGGCTTTAATGTTATGTACCGCTGGCAGGATGCCTTCACCTGGAGCTCCAGCTTCGTGAGAGGTGATGTATCTGCCTATGGCACCATTGATGCACAGGTTAACTACAGAATTCCGAAGATCAAAGGAACAATCAAAGTGGGTGGTTCCAACGTGACCAATCACTACTTCCAGACTTCCTTCGGTAACCCGAAAGCTGGTGGTATCTACTATGTAGCAATCCTGTTTGATGATCTGCTGAGATAA
- a CDS encoding efflux RND transporter periplasmic adaptor subunit produces MKSFAIYLLPLAFAGMLSACGAHHTESKKDEPAVSDSLIKNVETAAAKMEEPSESIKLNGKIQPDESKQSKVFALVSGKIKSVQVELGDYVKQGQVLAVLQSAEVAGITNDVSIAESSLEMAKKNVETQKSLFEGNLATQQDYLSAQIEYKKAQSELNRAHQVASISGGNSAAYTLKAPISGYVIEKNITGNSEVRQDNSNSLFTVADLSTVWIIANVYESDIANIRLGDEVRVKTLANPEKEYLGKIDKVYNVLDPANRTMQVRISMPNANGELKPEMFATVKVSAKPTGAVLSIPAKAIVMDNSKQYVVVRKTNKLEIKQISLLRRIEDRAFISGLEEGDQVVTSAQVFIYDALNIK; encoded by the coding sequence ATGAAATCTTTCGCAATATATCTTCTGCCACTCGCCTTTGCAGGTATGCTGTCTGCCTGCGGCGCTCATCACACAGAGAGCAAAAAAGACGAACCGGCCGTATCTGATAGTCTGATTAAAAACGTGGAAACAGCCGCGGCAAAAATGGAAGAACCTTCAGAGTCTATTAAACTGAACGGTAAAATCCAACCGGATGAAAGCAAACAGTCAAAAGTGTTTGCACTCGTCAGTGGTAAAATAAAAAGTGTACAGGTAGAACTGGGCGACTATGTAAAACAGGGTCAGGTACTGGCCGTATTACAGAGTGCAGAAGTAGCCGGTATCACCAACGATGTATCGATCGCAGAATCCAGTCTGGAGATGGCGAAAAAGAACGTCGAAACACAAAAGTCCCTCTTTGAAGGAAACCTCGCTACACAACAGGATTATCTCTCTGCACAGATAGAATACAAAAAAGCACAGTCAGAACTGAACAGGGCCCATCAGGTAGCCAGCATCAGCGGTGGCAACAGCGCGGCTTATACGCTGAAAGCACCGATCAGCGGTTATGTGATCGAGAAAAACATCACCGGCAACTCTGAAGTACGTCAGGATAACAGCAACAGTCTCTTCACTGTTGCAGATCTGTCTACCGTATGGATCATTGCAAATGTATATGAGTCTGATATTGCTAATATCCGTTTAGGCGATGAAGTGAGAGTAAAAACGCTGGCAAATCCGGAGAAAGAATACCTGGGTAAAATAGATAAAGTATACAACGTACTGGACCCGGCCAATCGTACCATGCAGGTACGTATCAGTATGCCGAATGCGAACGGCGAACTGAAACCGGAGATGTTTGCGACTGTTAAAGTAAGCGCCAAACCTACCGGCGCTGTGCTCAGCATTCCTGCAAAGGCCATCGTGATGGACAACAGCAAACAGTATGTAGTAGTAAGGAAAACAAACAAGCTGGAGATAAAGCAAATCAGCCTGTTGCGTAGAATTGAAGATCGTGCATTCATTTCCGGTCTGGAAGAAGGCGACCAGGTGGTTACCTCCGCACAGGTCTTTATCTACGATGCTCTTAACATTAAATAA
- the metX gene encoding homoserine O-acetyltransferase MetX, with amino-acid sequence MTAKNFYSNQAFTLESGAVLPELHIAYHTYGTLNSTGDNVVWICHALTANSDVMDWWKGLIAEGHAIDPERDFIVCANILGSCYGTSGPLSNNPVSSQPYFHSFPQITIRDMVGAHIKLREHLGIRQIRLLVGGSMGGYQTLEWALLEPTVIQRLCLLCTGASESAWSIAIHTAQRLAIQADQTWQDDSYAAGAQGLKAARAIGMLTYRNYQTFVRAQTDPDNEKTDHFRASSYIEYQGDKLVKRFNAQSYWLLSKAMDSHNISRGRNTDLAGALTLISQPALIIGITSDILCPPEEQLFLSQHIPQATYHEIDSTYGHDGFLIEFEKINKLMITWSE; translated from the coding sequence TTGACAGCAAAGAACTTCTATAGCAACCAGGCGTTTACCTTGGAATCCGGTGCAGTATTGCCGGAGCTCCACATTGCTTATCATACTTATGGTACCCTCAACAGTACGGGAGATAACGTAGTTTGGATCTGTCACGCCCTGACAGCCAACTCTGACGTGATGGACTGGTGGAAGGGCCTGATTGCAGAAGGGCATGCCATTGATCCGGAGCGCGATTTTATCGTGTGCGCCAATATTCTTGGCTCCTGTTATGGCACTTCCGGACCGCTGTCCAATAACCCTGTCAGCAGCCAGCCTTACTTCCACTCCTTCCCCCAGATCACTATCCGGGATATGGTCGGTGCGCACATCAAACTGCGTGAGCACCTGGGTATCCGGCAGATAAGACTGCTCGTAGGTGGCTCTATGGGGGGGTATCAGACCCTGGAATGGGCTTTACTGGAGCCCACCGTTATCCAACGTCTCTGTCTGCTTTGCACCGGCGCTTCGGAAAGCGCCTGGAGCATCGCCATCCATACCGCACAACGTCTCGCCATACAGGCGGACCAGACCTGGCAGGATGATTCCTATGCCGCTGGGGCACAGGGGCTTAAAGCGGCCCGCGCCATCGGTATGCTGACCTACCGTAACTACCAGACCTTTGTAAGGGCACAGACCGATCCTGACAATGAAAAAACCGACCATTTCCGGGCTTCTTCCTATATCGAATACCAGGGCGATAAACTGGTAAAGCGTTTTAATGCACAGTCCTACTGGCTGCTCAGTAAAGCGATGGACAGCCACAATATTTCCCGTGGCCGCAATACCGACCTTGCCGGTGCGCTGACGCTTATCTCCCAGCCTGCCCTCATCATCGGTATCACCAGCGATATATTATGTCCGCCGGAAGAACAGCTATTCCTCTCACAACACATCCCACAAGCCACCTATCACGAAATAGACTCTACCTATGGTCATGACGGTTTTCTGATCGAATTCGAAAAGATCAATAAACTGATGATCACCTGGAGCGAGTAG
- a CDS encoding trans-sulfuration enzyme family protein, translated as MEKDQYRPETNAVRIQTEKTWQMEHSTPLFLTSSFTYDSAEEMRATFADETDNNIYTRFSNPNVDEFVQKVCALEGAEAGFATASGMSAVFASFMALMNAGDHLVSASSIFGSTHTIITKFLPKWGIEHSYFDINKPETVEALIKPNTKMIFVETPSNPGLEIVDLSVLAAIANKHNVILNVDNCFATPVLQRPIETGAHIVTHSATKWMDGQGRVLGGVVVGRKDLIKEVHTFCRSTGPAMSPFNAWVLSKSLETLHIRMARHSESALILAKALENNPHISWVKYPMLESHPQHAIAKKQMSAGGGIVCFELKGGLQSGTRFLDALKMLTLTANLGDSRSIASHPASTTHAKLTDAERAQVGITPGMIRISVGLENAQDILEDILQALEQSK; from the coding sequence ATGGAGAAAGACCAATACCGGCCGGAGACCAATGCAGTAAGGATCCAGACAGAAAAGACGTGGCAGATGGAACACTCCACGCCTTTGTTCCTTACTTCCAGCTTTACTTATGACAGCGCGGAAGAGATGCGTGCTACCTTCGCAGATGAAACGGATAATAATATCTATACCCGTTTCAGCAATCCGAACGTAGATGAATTCGTACAGAAAGTATGCGCCCTGGAAGGTGCAGAAGCCGGATTCGCTACTGCCTCTGGTATGAGTGCGGTATTTGCCAGCTTTATGGCCCTGATGAACGCCGGCGATCACCTGGTGTCAGCCAGTTCTATTTTTGGTTCCACACATACCATTATCACGAAGTTTCTCCCTAAATGGGGTATCGAACATAGCTATTTTGATATCAACAAACCGGAGACCGTTGAAGCGCTGATCAAGCCGAATACAAAGATGATCTTCGTGGAAACGCCTTCTAACCCGGGGCTGGAAATCGTTGACCTGAGTGTGCTGGCAGCTATTGCCAACAAGCACAACGTCATCCTGAACGTGGACAACTGTTTCGCAACACCGGTACTGCAACGTCCTATTGAAACGGGCGCCCATATCGTGACCCACTCCGCTACCAAATGGATGGACGGACAGGGCCGCGTACTGGGAGGCGTTGTGGTAGGTCGTAAAGACCTTATCAAAGAAGTACATACCTTCTGCCGCAGCACCGGACCAGCCATGTCGCCGTTCAACGCATGGGTACTCAGCAAAAGCCTGGAAACCCTGCACATCCGTATGGCGCGTCATTCTGAAAGCGCACTGATACTGGCTAAAGCATTGGAAAACAATCCGCATATCAGCTGGGTGAAATACCCGATGCTGGAAAGTCATCCACAGCACGCGATCGCTAAAAAACAAATGAGCGCAGGTGGCGGTATCGTATGTTTCGAACTGAAAGGCGGTCTGCAAAGCGGTACCCGTTTCCTCGATGCATTGAAGATGCTGACGCTGACCGCCAATCTGGGCGACAGCAGAAGTATTGCTTCCCATCCGGCCAGCACGACACATGCGAAACTGACCGATGCGGAGCGTGCACAGGTGGGTATTACACCGGGTATGATCCGTATTTCTGTCGGACTGGAAAACGCACAGGACATCCTGGAGGATATCCTGCAGGCACTTGAACAAAGTAAATAG